Genomic segment of Prochlorococcus marinus CUG1433:
GAAGTATTTTTGTATTATTAAAACTATCTTCCTGCCTTTGTATATTCGAGATTAAATAAATACTTTTCACCATCATCATCACTGTCATCGTCATCATCATTGAAAGAGGCAATTAAGACATAAACGCCTCCCAGCCCAAGGATCATTGATAAGTAGAAAATAGGATCTGTCATTCTTTAATTTTGATCAATCAAAAACAAATCCGAGGAAGCTTTTTCATATCTCCATGATCTTTTAATTATTAGCTTCAACTTTAAAGATAAATTAATTTTTGTTACGGTTCTGTATCAGAAATGCCTTAAAAGTACCGAATTACACATATTTTTAACCTTTTTCTTTACATTAATTAATAAAAATGTTATGTTTGTTAACAATTAAATTATTTAACTAATGACTAATTCTTCATACATAACTACAGAATCAGGCGGAAGGCAAAATATTTTCCCAACTGAGCCTCGTCCTTATGTTGATCAATCTGTTTCTTATGATGGATATCCTCAAAACGCAGAAAAAGTTAATGGTCGCTGGGCAATGATCGGTTTAGTCGCACTTTTGGGAGCTTATGTAACTACAGGTCAAATAATTCCAGGTATTTTTTAATGTCTTCTCTTTCAGGCTTTTTAGCTGTAATCGTATCCTTAACAGCTATCCTCGTTGCTTATCTAACCAAGCAATTTCAAAACGAAAATTTAAACTATCTAACTTCAAATCCAATGACAAATTCAACCCCTAAAGTAAAAACAATCGAAAAAGAAAAAGTTGTTGCAGAAACTCTTAATGGAAGATTTGCAATGCTTGGATTAATTGCTGCTATTGGAGCTTACTTAACAACAGGTCAAATAATTCCAGGTTTCGTTTAAATGCTTTTACTATCTATACCATTTTACGATTTTCCATCTTCGCCCATACTAATAATTGGCGCAATGGGGATTTTTGTAGCACTGGCTGTATTTTTCCTCTCTTACAAAAAGTACTTTAATTCTCCATTTAACAAAGAACTTCAATTAAAGAAAAAAGCTCTATTAAAGGAGAAAACAGAACTTAACAAAAAACTTGAGAAAATAGAGCAGGATTTAAAAAATTTATTAAATTGATCTTTCACTTTAGTATTTTTTCTTTTTGTAGCAATTGTACAGTTTGGTTATTTTTTTTTAGATACTACTAGAGTATGAGTTATTTTGCTGAAGCTAATCATATTGAATATGATGCATGGTTCGATGAAAATATCGACCCTCTAGACCTTGTAAATTATTCAGATGAAAAGGAGTTCAGTGATTCGGTACACTTTAAGTTCCATAAGATGTCCACTAAGAATTTAACGATTGGTTCTTCTGATAATTTTCACTGGTAAGTAAAAGATTTCTCACTACATAAATATTTATGAATCTTACGCAGAATATGTTCCATCACTTTCTCTTCTTGCCTTGGCTAATACAATTTCATCTACAACTTTCTCAATCATGTAAGCACTTTTTTTACCAAAGCATTTTTCTTTTTTAATGCTCTTAAAATCATTTGGGATTAAATCATTATGTTCACAACAGTCGCATTTAATATCAATTTTCATACCTCTGAAAACCTCCAAAGCTCTAGAAAAAATCCATTGCTGAACTGAAATACTTTCCCAACTATCAAAATTCGACCATTCATCAAAATCCCCATTAAGGATGCCTTTTAATCCATTAGCCTGATTTACATATACTAAGTATGAATCTTTTCTTGGTTCATCATTAATACCAATTGTTTTGACAGAATTTTTATTCATTAAATATAGATTGTATTGAGTGGCCTTATAAATCTAGAGGATAATTTCAAAAATATAAACCAAAAAATGTCTCAAATAAGATCATTTATTGCTTTATCCAATCTACAAGTATGATTTGTATTTCTAAGTAATTCAAAATCCTTAAAATCAAAGCCAGGGCCAACACAACAACTAACTAAAGTAAATTCACCTGTACTTTTTGCAGCTTGCCAATATCCAGATGGGATCATCTCTACTGGATTATTGGAATCTAAAATTAAATTTCTTATTAACTTATTATCATTATCTAGGCACCATAAATTTAGAGGATCGCCCCTTAAATAAATCCAAATTTCATCAGCATTTTTTACTCTGTGCCAAGCACTTTTTGCATCTCTCTCCAAAAGATAATAAATTCCCGTAATAAAGTTTCTACTTTGGCCATCTTCCCTTATTAGAGAATTCTCACTCCTTACTATCTCCCTAAACCATCCACCCTCAGGATGAGGAGACAAATTGAATTGTTTAATTATTTCTATGTTTTTTTTATTAGAATTCACATCACAAAAATAACTTTTAAATTTCTCTTATAATTAAAAGCTAACTGAAAATAAATCAAAATAAACTATATTTTCCAAAAAAATTAAGCACAAATAACTGATAAATCTATAAAATTTTTATTTTCATCTGCCAGTTCAGTAATGATTCTATTGAGCCATTCAGAGGTCGTTTCACAATATCCTACATTTAAAATAGTTTTTTGCTTTACTGATTCTTTTTTATTCATAGTTAAAGTATTTTTATTTAAATTAGTCTTTAATTAAATCTATGTGAATAAGTCTTAATTACTATCTATTTTAAAAAGTTGTATTTAATACATATTCAAGAACTCCTAGTAAACAAATAAAATTAAATCGTTGACAAGAAAATGTATCCAAGTAAGAGTAGAAAAAATTTATTATTTAACCTATGAATAACATCAAAATTGAGGAATTGATGAAAGTAAGGTTCGATGGTATTGCTAATAGAATTGGGCAATTAAGCAAAAGGGAAAGTGAGTCTTTATTACTTGAGCATCTTGAGTGGTTGGAAGGAGGATGGGAGACTGAAGAAATCTTATTTTTAAAAAAGCCCTACAGAAAATGGTGGTTCTAACTCCACTTCTATAAATAATTAATGATGGCCTAAGGGACCAGGGCCAGATCCTATTTTATAAGAATTGTCTAAAGCTTTCTCAACAAATAATTTTGCTTTTTGTATGGAATCAAATAGATCAAAACCTAAAGCCTTGTAACCACAAATAGCAGCACTCAAAGTACAGCCACTACCGTGTGTATTTTTTGTGTTTATAAAATCATTAAATAGCCACTCTTTTCTACCATTTAAGTCAAAGAAAAAATCCTTCCCTTTCATATCTTTTAAACCGCCACCTTTAATAAGTACCGCTTTAGCTCCAAGACCAATAATTTTTCTTGCTGAATTTTCTATATCTTCTTTACTCCTTATTTCTAAACCAGAAAGTAGATTTGCTTCATAAATATTTGGAGTTACCAAATCAGCAATTGGTAATAATAATTTTTTATAAGCATTAATAGCAGAATCTTCCAGTAATTTACAACCAGTTCTTGTAACCATTACAGGGTCAATAATTTTGGTTATTTTGTATGTATTTAATTTTGAAGCAGTATCATTAATTATCCTTTCATTTAATAACATTCCAGTTTTTAAGGCATCAATACCAAAATCAGCAAATAAAGTATCTAACTGATTTAATAAAGTATTCTTCTCTACTGGTTGAACGCATCTAACCTCTATACTATTTTGTGCGGTAACACATGTAATTACAGAACATCCATGTACTTTAAGGGCCATGAAAGTTCTCAAGTCAGCCTGTATACCTGCTCCACCACCGGAGTCACTACCGCCTATTGAAAGTGCAATTTTAGAATACATAATTTATTAACTCGTTTTTGAAAGTACTATAAATAAATTTTAATTTAAATCAGAAATCTGAATATGCATTAAAAAAATCTAACTCTAATTCCATGGCTCTCCTGTATAAATATTTTACCTGATTAATGTCATATGTTTCTTTATTAGTCTCAATAAGATTTTCAAGAGAATCTGCAAGCTTTTCAAAGCTCACATCAGAATAAGTAATTATCCATTCTTTATATTTAATGTCAAAATCCTCCTTATACAAACTTTTTCCTATCCAAGAATAAAGTCGCATACATGGAGTCATTGCAAACATTATTTCGACGGAGCCAAGTCTTTTGGAAGTATCATCAAGAAAATCTGTATAATTTTTAGTAGCTTTTTTTATATAGTTATTAGACAAATCAATATCCCATTCTTTTGCATACGTTTCATGAAGTATTAACTCCTCTGAAACGCCCATTAACAGTTCACTTAACTTTCTTATTGAGTACTTATCTTTTGATTTAGAAACAGCAAGTCCATAAGCCTTAGCAAAAGTCTCTAAAAAGAAATAATCTTGAGCTAAATATTCTTGAAATATATTTTTTGGGAGACTTCCATTCTTTAAACCTTGAACAAATTTTGTATTTAAACTTAGTAAAGCAATCTCATAATTATCCTCCCAAAGTTTTTTTGTTATTTTCATTTTTTTTTGTTTTAGTTATTCTAAAATTTTTTATATTTTTTACCTACAAACTTAATCTTATTTTTCTAGGATTAAAAGAAAAAATTATGAAAGAAATAAATATTTTATGGTTTAAGAAAGATTTAAGAATTTTTGATAACGAAGCTCTCTGTGAGGCTATAAAAGATAATGATATTTTACCTATTTATGTTATTGAGTTAGATATTTGGAGACAAAATACTCATTCAAATAGACAATGGCAATTTTGCAAAGAAAGTTTAATAGATTTAAGAAACGCACTTGCTGAGATTGGACAACCATTAATTATTAGGACTGGCAATGTTATTAATATTTTTGATGAAATTAGTTCAAAATTTAAAATCAAAGGTATATATAGCCATCAAGAAACCGGAGATTGGCTTACTTATAAAAGAGATCAAAAAGTAAGAGAATGGGCTTTAAGCAAAAATATTATTTGGAAGGAATTTCTACAATTTTCAGTTTTTAGAGGAAATTTAGATAGGAATAATTGGTCTAAAAAGTGGCAAGAAAATTCCGAAAAAAACTTACTTAAAGCTCCATTAAGAATTAATTCTATTAACTTTAATATTGGAGAAATACCGTCAGACGAAATTTTTACCTTTAAAAAAGAAACTTGTCCAGGAAGAATGCAAGGTGGAAGAAAGAAAGGTTTAGCGAGAATGCAATACTTCTTTAGTAATAAATTAGATTCTTATTCAAAAGATATATCTAGCCCAGAAAAATCATTTGATAGTTGTACAAGACTATCCCCATATATTTCTTGGGGATGCATCTCATTAAAAGAAATTTTTAAAAAGGCAAATATATCAAAAAACAATAATTCCAGGATGTTAAAAAGCAGATTAACTTGGCATTGTCATTTTATTCAGAAACTTGAAAGTGAACCAGAACTAGAGTTTAGGGAATACCATCCTTTTTTTAAAAATATTAGAGAAAAAAATAATGAATTACTTTATTCATGGAGTTCAGGTAATACGGGCTTTCCTTTTATAGATGCATGTATGCGTTCATTAAATTTCAATGGATGGATTAACTTTAGGATGCGAGCGATGTTAATGTCATTTGCAAGCTATAATTTATGGCTACCATGGCAAGATTCAGGTTCTGAATTAGCAAATAAATTTGTAGATTATGAGCCTGGAATACATTGGAACCAATGCCAAATGCAATCTGGAACTACGTCTATAAATACCAATAGAATTTATAATCCTATTAAGCAGGGAAAAGATCATGATCCTCAAGGAAAATTTATAAAAAAATGGATACCAGAATTAAAGGATATATCGCTTAATTTCATTCATGAACCATGGCTATTATCTAGATTTAATCAAGAAGAATATGAACTAATTAATTACGTAAGACCAATAATTGACATCCCAAATAGCACTAAAACTGCAAAGAAGAAAATTCAGGAAATCACTAAAAAGGATGGATATTGGGATATCTCAAAAGAAATTTATTTAAAGCATGGCTCTAGAAAAAGGCTCAGAAATAATATAAATAATAAAAAAATTGTTTCTAAGAAAAAGGAAAAACAATACGAGCTGAAATTAGATTTCTAGATTTTATTGTCAGAAATTTCCAGATTCCTTTTAGCGCCAGGGAAATTTTTTTTAATTTTGGAAATTATATATATAAATCCACGATGAACTGATCCAAGCTTTAATGTAATTATGAGATTTTATTAATTATGTCTGAAAGATTTGAATGGGACGATACAAATAGTTCAGGTATATGGTGGAGTACTAATGTAAGTATTAGAGACGAGTGCATTTTGCTAAAAGAAGATACTAAATGCGAAGATTCTGATATCGTCGAACTTCTTAGGAGTATTGCACAAAATATTGAAGATAATGGCCTTTAATTTTTAAAGGAATATTCTCTCTTTTAGAGATTTTGAATTCCTTTTACAGCTTTTATTAATTCGATAGAGATACCATTTTCACTCATTGAATGACCAGCATCATTAACAATAATTAATTCAGAATTCTTTAATTTCTTATTTAGATCCCAAGCACTCCTAACAGGACATACTACATCGTACCTCCCTTGAATTATTTTTGTTGGAATCGATTCTATTATTTTTATATTTTTCAAAATAAAATTATCTTCTAAGAAAATATTATTAACAAAATAGTGGCATTCGATCCTTGCGAATGCATCTGAAAAAGAATTAACTTGGGACTTATTAAAATCGAATTTTTTATTTATTAAATGACTAGTTGAGAGTTCCCATTTTGTCCAAGCTGCTGCTGCTTTTGATCTAAGATTTGCATCTGATGATGTTAGATATTTATAAAAAGAACTTATCAAATCATTTCTTTCTTCTTTTGGTATTACAGAAATATACTCTTCAAATTCATCAGGGAATATCTCACTTGCACCATATTGATAAAACCACAATAATTCAAACTTTCTACATAAAAATATTCCTCTCAAAGTTAAGCTCGAAACTCTTGAGGGATTTTTTATTGCATATATAAGTGAAAGTGTTGACCCCCAAGATCCACCAAACAAATGCCAACTATCTATTTTTAATAGAGTCCTTAATTTCTCAATATCATCAACTAAATGATTAGTCGTATTTTCTTTTAATTCTGAGAAAGGAGTTGAAGAACCGCAACCCCTTTGGTCAAATTGAATAATATCGAATTTATCTGGATCAAAGTATCTTCTATATCTTGGTTGACTTCCTCCTCCTGGGCCTCCATGAATAACTAGTATCTTTTTACCATTTGGATTGCCAGATCTTTCCCAATAAATCGTATGAATATCACTTACTTGTAAAAAGCCCTTTTCACGAACTTCAATTTTAGGAAACAAGACTTGATCTTTCATTGTGAAATATTTTTAAACACTTAATAAATCAATATTATCCAAAAAGAAGTCTATTTTAGAAGTAATTTGTAAAAAAAAAGGACTGGTGGTACAGTCCTTTTTGATATTTGATTTCCTTCTAACAGGATATAAAGTTACATATTTTAAAGTCTATTTACTCATAAACCTAGAATACGTGAATTCGGGGATTTCTCTCGATAATTTCAGTCCCTGTTGTCGCTAGTAATTATAGAGCGAAGTCTTATCAGACTAATTGATTGAACTTAAATTTTCGAATAATCCCATTCTCAGGAATACGCTTCCTATATTTTGTAATTTGCTAAATTTCAGGCGGACTATCAATCATCTAGATTGCCTCCGAACTCAACATTTATAAATTACTCCTTTTTATATTTTCAGTAAATCCGTAAATATGCTGATTTACTTTTTTCTTAATTTGTAAGAGGATTTTAATGATCCTTTGTTTTTTATAGATAAATATAAAAATTAAAGTCTATAATCCTCAGTTAAAGAAACACATAGAGCAAAATAGATTCAATTATTCTTTTATCACTATCAGAAAGTTTATAATTTTTCAATTTCCACTCAACAAATTTTAAACACTCATCAATAGAAGGATTCTTATCCCGGCGCTTACGCCACTATCTAATCCAATCTGCCAAGGCAAAAGTTATTTTTGTATTAAGCCTATTTACCAATCAGGATAATTAAAATATCGGACAATAGGTTCTTCATAAAATCCCCCTTCTTTTATACCCTTATCATATTTTTCAATAATCTTTTTAGTAGAAGCTATTGGGGAAATAAAATACATATATTGACTCCATCGTAGTTGATATAATGATTTTAATTATTTATTATTCTATAAAAGAATTTAATAAATAGATTATTAATATTCATTATGGATTTCATCAAAAAGAACAAGATCTTAATACTAATGGCGGTTATTGCATTTTTATCATTTGTATTAGAAAAAGTAGGCATAATACACCCTTAAATTAATTAAGTTTATTTGATAAATGCTTCCTAATGAAATAAGTAAACAGATACTATTACTGCAAAAATAAGCAATGGAGATAATAATGTAAAAATTAAAGTTGCAAGATTAATCAGCATAATTTTTAAATAAATACACAAATTTAATAAACATCACTTTTAAGCATTTGCAATAAGTAAAATTTAAATTATTACGATATAAAAAAACAATTGATTAAAGAAAGATATAAAGAAGAATATAAAGAGGGCTCAGACCTACTATGTCCTAGTGATAAAGAAGATAAAATAACAAGGCAATTTTATAAAGATTTATCTTTTCTTTCAAAAAACATAAACTATAGTAAAAAGAAAAAGCTAAAACTTTTTGAACAAATAGTTAGAATATTAAAAGGTAAAGGCTTGGGTTGATTAATATTCAAACTAAAATGAAAAATGTAATGATACTAATTAGAAGTTTTTTTCTTTTAAGACCAAGATTTTTATCCACTATATTTTTTATTCCTATTCTTTATGGCATTGGCTGGGCTTTATCTCAGCCACTTTTATTGTTTAATTTTGAAAAAGAAAATTTATCCTTAATTGGTACTATTATTACTTTCTTACTTTTTATCTTTTTACTTCCATATTGGTTTTATATCAAACGAAATAAATCAAGTGCTTGGATACTTCTTGGGATAACAAAAGACAAATTCTTAAAAAACTTTTTCAATTTTTCTCAAGGTATTTTATTTGCTTTAGTTTTAATAATTCTAATTCTGGTACCACTGTTTCAAAAAAATTATATTTCTTGGATAGGTGAATTCTCGCCAATAATATTGTTAAATTCTATTGTTCTAGGATTAGGTGTTGGATTCGCAGAGGAAATAATTTTTAGAGGCTGGTTACTAGAAGAATTAAAATTTGAATATGGTACAAAAATATCAATAGCTTTACAATCTTTAATTTTTAGTTTGGTTCATAATTTATCAAATGAGATCTTTTGGAACATAGCAGGATTACGTTTGGGATTTATTTTACTTGGGATATTTCTATCATTAGTAAAAATTAGAGATAAAGGTTCTTTGTGGAATTGCATAGGAA
This window contains:
- a CDS encoding high light inducible protein produces the protein MSSLSGFLAVIVSLTAILVAYLTKQFQNENLNYLTSNPMTNSTPKVKTIEKEKVVAETLNGRFAMLGLIAAIGAYLTTGQIIPGFV
- a CDS encoding phosphoenolpyruvate carboxykinase, encoding MNKNSVKTIGINDEPRKDSYLVYVNQANGLKGILNGDFDEWSNFDSWESISVQQWIFSRALEVFRGMKIDIKCDCCEHNDLIPNDFKSIKKEKCFGKKSAYMIEKVVDEIVLAKARRESDGTYSA
- a CDS encoding deoxyribodipyrimidine photo-lyase gives rise to the protein MKEINILWFKKDLRIFDNEALCEAIKDNDILPIYVIELDIWRQNTHSNRQWQFCKESLIDLRNALAEIGQPLIIRTGNVINIFDEISSKFKIKGIYSHQETGDWLTYKRDQKVREWALSKNIIWKEFLQFSVFRGNLDRNNWSKKWQENSEKNLLKAPLRINSINFNIGEIPSDEIFTFKKETCPGRMQGGRKKGLARMQYFFSNKLDSYSKDISSPEKSFDSCTRLSPYISWGCISLKEIFKKANISKNNNSRMLKSRLTWHCHFIQKLESEPELEFREYHPFFKNIREKNNELLYSWSSGNTGFPFIDACMRSLNFNGWINFRMRAMLMSFASYNLWLPWQDSGSELANKFVDYEPGIHWNQCQMQSGTTSINTNRIYNPIKQGKDHDPQGKFIKKWIPELKDISLNFIHEPWLLSRFNQEEYELINYVRPIIDIPNSTKTAKKKIQEITKKDGYWDISKEIYLKHGSRKRLRNNINNKKIVSKKKEKQYELKLDF
- a CDS encoding M protein, coding for MLLLSIPFYDFPSSPILIIGAMGIFVALAVFFLSYKKYFNSPFNKELQLKKKALLKEKTELNKKLEKIEQDLKNLLN
- a CDS encoding TenA family protein, which translates into the protein MKITKKLWEDNYEIALLSLNTKFVQGLKNGSLPKNIFQEYLAQDYFFLETFAKAYGLAVSKSKDKYSIRKLSELLMGVSEELILHETYAKEWDIDLSNNYIKKATKNYTDFLDDTSKRLGSVEIMFAMTPCMRLYSWIGKSLYKEDFDIKYKEWIITYSDVSFEKLADSLENLIETNKETYDINQVKYLYRRAMELELDFFNAYSDF
- a CDS encoding CPBP family intramembrane metalloprotease, with translation MKNVMILIRSFFLLRPRFLSTIFFIPILYGIGWALSQPLLLFNFEKENLSLIGTIITFLLFIFLLPYWFYIKRNKSSAWILLGITKDKFLKNFFNFSQGILFALVLIILILVPLFQKNYISWIGEFSPIILLNSIVLGLGVGFAEEIIFRGWLLEELKFEYGTKISIALQSLIFSLVHNLSNEIFWNIAGLRLGFILLGIFLSLVKIRDKGSLWNCIGIHGGLVGIWFLLNNGLIEFKENTPSFLAGPFTQNVPNPIGSFSAILILLLLCIFYTVKSKNIFTRRFN
- a CDS encoding high light inducible protein → MTNSSYITTESGGRQNIFPTEPRPYVDQSVSYDGYPQNAEKVNGRWAMIGLVALLGAYVTTGQIIPGIF
- a CDS encoding cupin domain-containing protein, with translation MNSNKKNIEIIKQFNLSPHPEGGWFREIVRSENSLIREDGQSRNFITGIYYLLERDAKSAWHRVKNADEIWIYLRGDPLNLWCLDNDNKLIRNLILDSNNPVEMIPSGYWQAAKSTGEFTLVSCCVGPGFDFKDFELLRNTNHTCRLDKAINDLI
- the thiD gene encoding bifunctional hydroxymethylpyrimidine kinase/phosphomethylpyrimidine kinase — protein: MYSKIALSIGGSDSGGGAGIQADLRTFMALKVHGCSVITCVTAQNSIEVRCVQPVEKNTLLNQLDTLFADFGIDALKTGMLLNERIINDTASKLNTYKITKIIDPVMVTRTGCKLLEDSAINAYKKLLLPIADLVTPNIYEANLLSGLEIRSKEDIENSARKIIGLGAKAVLIKGGGLKDMKGKDFFFDLNGRKEWLFNDFINTKNTHGSGCTLSAAICGYKALGFDLFDSIQKAKLFVEKALDNSYKIGSGPGPLGHH
- the pip gene encoding prolyl aminopeptidase; translated protein: MKDQVLFPKIEVREKGFLQVSDIHTIYWERSGNPNGKKILVIHGGPGGGSQPRYRRYFDPDKFDIIQFDQRGCGSSTPFSELKENTTNHLVDDIEKLRTLLKIDSWHLFGGSWGSTLSLIYAIKNPSRVSSLTLRGIFLCRKFELLWFYQYGASEIFPDEFEEYISVIPKEERNDLISSFYKYLTSSDANLRSKAAAAWTKWELSTSHLINKKFDFNKSQVNSFSDAFARIECHYFVNNIFLEDNFILKNIKIIESIPTKIIQGRYDVVCPVRSAWDLNKKLKNSELIIVNDAGHSMSENGISIELIKAVKGIQNL